The Leptospira bouyouniensis genome contains the following window.
AGTGATTGGACAAAACCCAGAGAAAACTAAAAATTATTTATCTAAATTTGCAAAACCGCAATCCTATTTAGCAAAAGAATTTTCGAATGTTACCAAACAAAAAGAAACATCCAAATATGCAAGTGGAGGTATGTTAGCAAAACTAAAATCCATCCTGTTAGAAGAACAGGGAAAAGAAGAAAATTACTTAAACGATCAAACTGTTCGAATATGGAATGCACCTTCCGAGTACCGCGAGATGGAATCCATCGCACATGATATCCTTCATAAAATTAGCACAAACAAAGGGAACTTGAGTTTATTGGATTTTGCGATCCTTGTTCCGAATACGAGTGACTATAAAGCCGCCATTGAATGGGTATTCCACGGAGGAGTTTATACTACACAAAGTATTGAAGAAACCCCTACCCTCCAAAGGTTGAATTATTCTCTTTCTGATTTAGTGGCAAAAGATACTTCTTTATTGTACAAAGTATTTGAAATCCTCTTCCAATCATTTTTAAACCAAAGGATCGAAAAGGATGAATTGGTTCATCTACTTCAAAATCCTTTGATCACAGGCAAAAACAAAATTGAATCCTTTGACCAAACCAATTCGGTCATCCAATTACTCGACTCACTTGGCTCACTCTATGATGAAAACAAAGAAGAGAACCCTTATACAATTTCTTTTGGAGTGAAACGTGCCGTACTATCTGTGATGAGTGATGAAAAAACCACATGGAGTCACATGGGAGTGATCACAGATCCCTTGGCAGAAGAAGATTCTGTTCTCCATTTGAATTTGATTTGGGAACAAATCAAGACCTTACAAATGTTTTTTGAAAATGAATTTTTACAATTACCAACTAAAGAAAGATCCAAAGCATTTGAAACCAAGTGGAATGATTTCTTAAAGTTTAGTGAGGAAACAGAAAACGAAAGGATCTATTTCGCAGAGTGGTTAGAAAACATTTCAACTTGGTGTGACACCGAATGGAACCAAGTAACTGACTTTTTACAATTCCTGAAACTACAAACAGAAGAAATCTTTTCGAACATCGCAACACAAAGAGGGAATTACCTGACAGAAGGGATTACCATTTCTTTATTACAACCAATGCGACCGATTCCCTTTTCCCATATCTACATCGTTGGATTAGGAGAAGGAAAATTTCCAGGATCAAAAGATTTATCAAGGTTTAACTTAAGAAAAAATGAAACAAAACCTTGGGATTTGAATCGAGTGGAAATCCAAGAATCCTTATTATGGGAAACCATCATATCAGCAGAAGATAGTATCACTTTTTCCTATGTCGGGAAAAACACATTAGAAGATAAAGAATTTGAGCCTTGTTCCAGTTTGTTTGAGATCATGACTTCTCTTGGGATCGAATCCGCTACTGAAATCCCCCTAACACCTTATAGTCGATTTTATGATCAGGAAATTTTACATTCCTATGATTATGCAAGAAATTTAAAACCATACAGAAGTTTGAATACTGATTTGCCAAAACCAAGTTTTACTTCCTTGGAAGATTTGGCCATATCGAATTCAGAAGTGAAATTCAAAAAAGAGATCTCCATTGAATCTATTGCTTCAACATTTAAAAATCCAATTCTCCCTTATATCAAAGAAAATCTAGGATACTTTGATGATGAAGAAGAAACGTCTTTAGAAGAACCATTTTATTTCAATTCACTGGAATCTTTCTTATTCAAATCAAAATTTATTCCATTATTTACAGAATCATTGGCAAAGGAAGAACTTTGGACTTGGAACAAAGATTCGATCAAACAAAAAATCGATGAGTTCAGTACAATCGCAGAGAACAAAGCAGAATTTCCTTATGGGGCATTCCATTTAGTCACAACAGAAACTTTACTTGAGGAACTCACTGAAATTGCGGAAGTATACAAATCATTAAAAACAGAACTCTTTTCAAATTCCAATGGAATACAATTTGTAAGTTCACTCTCAGTTGGTGATACAGGATTACGAACTGGACTCAAATTGCCTGCATTTCCATTGGATGAAAACCAATCCATCACTGGTGAGTGGGAGAATCTTATTGTTATCGGTGATACTTATTATTGGTTTTACCCAAAAAGTTACCAACCAAAACCAGAAAAAGCAAATGAATATGTAAAAGATTATTTTGGTAAGATGATCCATTTATTCCTCAGTGCTTGTTTGTTTCGAACCATTGGAAAAAAATTAGTCATCATACCCATCTTATCAAAGCAGAAAGGAAACAATGAAATCCTTCCCTTTGAGAGTTTACCAGAAAAGGAATCGGCTGAATACCTTCGAAACATTGTCAACTTGGTCAACGAATCACCTCCAATGTACATTCCAAATCCTGGCCTCAATTTGTTTTTTGCAGAAATGGGCATAGAACACGCTGAAGGTGATGGTAACAAATTAGATTCTGCCTGGAAGGAATTTTTAGAAGAAGAGTCAGATCAAATCATAGAATTTGAATCGAAACATATGAAATTATCTCCATATACAAAGGATTTACTACACCAATTTTCGTTTCAGAAAGTTTACCCCCTACTTTTTCCCCTTCTGAAAAAAGGTTTTTGAAAATGGACCATCCTTTAGCCAACCATCCCAATTTTATCGAAGCTTCTGCCGGAACCGGAAAAACACATCTAATCATGCAAATGTTAGGTGATGTAATGACCCACGATGTCACAAATCATACAAAAGAAAATCGACTTCTCCAATTTTTGGTATTAACCTTTACAGAAAAAGCTGCAGGTGAATTAAAAGCACGATTAAAATTAAAAATCTTAGAACTCTATGATCTTGGCAAACACCCCGAATACTACCAATACCTTCGAGATTTAGACCAAGTTACCATTTCCACAATCCATGGTTTCTGCAATATGGTGTTAACAGAATACCCGGTAGAAACCCAAAACAATCCAAATGTAAAACTAACATCGAATGAAGAATTGATTCGAAAGACTTTTTATGATCTCAAAAGAAACCAGTGGGAAGGGAGAGATAAGGAATCACTCGCAAACGATATTTTGATATCGAATTTAAAGAAGAAAGAAGATCTCGTCGTAAGCACAACGTCGAAACTCCTTGCCGATACAAAGGATTATGTATTCCCAACCGTTGTCTCCTTAGACGAATGTATTGCCGAAGCAAACAAAAGCAATGTCTCAGATGCACTCATAACAATTTGTGAAGTTTTAAAAGGTCCAACCGGTGAAGCGATTACGGCACAAGGAGCAAAAGGTAGTATCCCCCAATGGATTGACAATTGGGTATCACTTGAGTCATTTGCCTATGCAATTCGAAACGAAGACATAAAATCGGTAGCAAGAGAATTGAAACGGATTTCGAAATTAACCCGTTCTCTTGGTAAGGATGTAAAGGGAAATGGATTTGATTATTTCCTTTTGCAAGGGAGTACGATTGTCAAAAATTTAGATGCGGCATCCCTTGCGTTACAAGGAAAAATTGAAACAGTTATCGATTCGCTAAAAAAAATATTCCCTCTAGGCGAATTGGATTATGATGGAACTATCTTTTTACAAAATACAGTAAACGAACTCACAGCCAAAACAAAATCCATCATTGAAAAAGGGGAATACCTCACTTATGATCAAATGATCTTAAAGGTATATGATGTCATTGTACGTAACCCCAACCAAACTTTGGTTCAATCTTTGCAAGAAAGATTCCAAGTTTGTATCCTGGATGAATTCCAAGATACAGACAAAAACCAATACCAAATCTTCAAAACTTTATTTTACGATCAGGATACAAAGTCTAGAATGCTCTTTTGTATTGGAGACCCAAAACAAAGTATCTATGGATTTCGCGGAGCCGATATTGGAATTTATCTAGAAGCTTCTCGTGACTTCGAAGGAAGTAAAGCTACCTTAGAAACCAATTACCGATCCACAAAAGAATTAATCCATGGTCTCAATACGATTTTCCATGATGAATCAAAAGAATTTGGAGAAACCTATTTTTTTCCCATAGAAGAACCAGGCTCGAGCAAAGAAAACTACTTATATAAAAAGGTATCATCACCTGACTTAGATACCATCAAATACATATATGTGAATCCCGACGAATCAGCGATTCATATTTTTAATTTCAAGGAAAGACTCCCCAATATAAACAAATCTAGAAATAGTTGGGCTGAGACAATTCGGAATGAAATCAAACGGATCCAAACCAAAGAGATAAGTCTCGCCTACTATAAAAAAGGGGAACGTGAACCCCAAGAGATCAAGTTAAGGGACATTGCTATTCTTTGTGGGAATAAAAAAGAAACAGAACTTGTTGAATTTTATTTAACAAAAGCAGGGATCCCTTGTTCCATCTACAAACAAAGAGGGATTTACCAATCAAGAGAAGCAGACCAAATTCAAAATCTATTAGAATGTTTACTCAGTTCCAACTCCTCACAAAGTTATAAAAAAATTCTATTCTCTGATATCTTTTCTATCCACCCTCATGAGATACAAAAGTTTGATGAACACTCCATTGACTCCTATGAGAAAGCGCTGATCGACAAATGGCAGAGACTGATCAAAGAAAATCGATATGCAAGTTTCTTTCGTTCTGTCATGGACGAAACCAAACTGTTTTGGCAGGAAACAAATCGAACACTTGAATGGGAACGCAAACGCACCAACTTCCGCCAAATCTTTCAAAAATTATTGGAAATACAGCTAAAGTCAAATTGTAGTTTGCAAGAGTTACTTACGAATTTACGCGAGTTGAAGCAAAAGAAACAATCTCCCGAAGAAGAGCCGTTATTTGATCGCGAAACAGAAGAAGATTCCGTACAAATTTTAACCATCCATGCATCAAAAGGATTAGAATGGCCAGTGGTATTCTTATTTTATTTTGGAAATCGAGGACCGAATGTAACGAATAAAGAATACCCGATTGAAATCGAAACTCCTGAAGGTAAAAAAAGAAAATGGATCCTTGATTTATGGGATTTACATTCAGATAAAGATGGCGAAGAAAACCATTTCCTGAATGAACAAAAACGTCTGTTATATGTGGCTCTTACCAGACCCAATCTAAGACTTTACTTACCGAAACTCAATTGGGGAAGGTTTAAAAAAGAAGATTCAATTCCAAACTCCGGTTATAGCCAAATCCTGTATCAAGAATTAATCAGAATCCAAACTTTACAAAATCAAAATCCTTCTCTGGCACAAAGTTTTGTATTCCGTGATCCCAATGAAATATCAGAATCACAAAAACCAAATCTTCTTCCTTCAATTGACACTCTAAAGAAAAAACCAACTTCCCCAATCCTCTACCCTTCTGAAATCAAAATTGGTCGAGTTCTCTTGCAACATAGTTATACAAGTTTGCAAGCAAGTGAAAAAAACTTAAATGTTTCCCAAGAGGAAAAGAAAAAAGAATTAGAAGAAACTCCCGATGTGGAAGTGAGTTCCACTCTTGAATTACCATCGAGTGCAAAGATCGGAAACTTTCTCCATAACATCCTTGAATTGTGTGACTTCTCGACCTTCCAATTGGAAGTAGAAGCAATTCTAGAGAATCCTTCATGGAAGTGGGCCTACCACAAATCGTTCGTTAGATATCCAATTGAAATCGAAGGTAAGGATACAAAAATAGAATATACGGTTGCGTCCTTATTGAAACGAGCAATGACAGCAAGGATCAATCTTGCTACGGGAAAATCAATCTCTCTCAGTGAATTAAAGGAAGAAGAAAAGTCTGCCGAATTAAAATTCCATTTATTCTTACAAAACCTACTTAAAGAAAGTGGAGCTTCCTTAACGGATGGGTTCGAACATTACTTAAAAGGAGCCATCGATTTGGTTTTCGTTAGGGAAGAGAAATTCTATATTGTGGATTATAAATCCAATCTATTACCAAACAACGACTATAGTAGGGAAGCTGTGGCAAATGCCGTCCGAGATAAAGGTTATCTCTTCCAAAAATCAGTGTATTCGTTTATTTTATTTGAATACCTAAAGTCACTTTTTGGACCGAAGGAAGCCTTAAACAAGTTTGGTGGAGTATACTATTTGTTTTTAAGAGGAATGATCGGTGACAAACAAACGGGTATCTACTCTGATTTAAAATATTCTGATGCCGATTGGACGATCGAGCAGTTTGATGATATCAAAAAAGAAGTGATGGCCTATATTCGCAATGCTTCTGACCAATTAGAGAAGGTATATTCATGAAAGTGATTGATGAAAAAATCCAAACTTTTTTACATTCGTTATACAATCTCTTTCCGAATTGGGACACATCGCTACAAGATACAATCGCAAGTTTACTTGTACAATCCCAAAGTGGTGATTTGTATCTGCCTATTACCGATGATACAACAATCGATAAACTCAAAGGTTAT
Protein-coding sequences here:
- a CDS encoding exodeoxyribonuclease V subunit gamma — translated: MPIHYFAGLHLHEITSELTKQIKKEQVENPLRMPLVVVPNTNLIPWLKLNIPKYNDSQLSINIEFTFLEKAILKSIFSSLQIPAWAEVEEFYDYNSFKKDCFDFLYRNQTTLFQNHPEIQRYISDLPKLYYLSDLLTKYFKDYELNRSNWIHHWLGDEKSSIPNQLTSDPYWELEKEIYLGVNQGGKKNLFYYLTKGKDLNLQGNLHFFCLSNLSGTYIDFLKTVSKNPNSNFNIYIYQFHNGKVIGQNPEKTKNYLSKFAKPQSYLAKEFSNVTKQKETSKYASGGMLAKLKSILLEEQGKEENYLNDQTVRIWNAPSEYREMESIAHDILHKISTNKGNLSLLDFAILVPNTSDYKAAIEWVFHGGVYTTQSIEETPTLQRLNYSLSDLVAKDTSLLYKVFEILFQSFLNQRIEKDELVHLLQNPLITGKNKIESFDQTNSVIQLLDSLGSLYDENKEENPYTISFGVKRAVLSVMSDEKTTWSHMGVITDPLAEEDSVLHLNLIWEQIKTLQMFFENEFLQLPTKERSKAFETKWNDFLKFSEETENERIYFAEWLENISTWCDTEWNQVTDFLQFLKLQTEEIFSNIATQRGNYLTEGITISLLQPMRPIPFSHIYIVGLGEGKFPGSKDLSRFNLRKNETKPWDLNRVEIQESLLWETIISAEDSITFSYVGKNTLEDKEFEPCSSLFEIMTSLGIESATEIPLTPYSRFYDQEILHSYDYARNLKPYRSLNTDLPKPSFTSLEDLAISNSEVKFKKEISIESIASTFKNPILPYIKENLGYFDDEEETSLEEPFYFNSLESFLFKSKFIPLFTESLAKEELWTWNKDSIKQKIDEFSTIAENKAEFPYGAFHLVTTETLLEELTEIAEVYKSLKTELFSNSNGIQFVSSLSVGDTGLRTGLKLPAFPLDENQSITGEWENLIVIGDTYYWFYPKSYQPKPEKANEYVKDYFGKMIHLFLSACLFRTIGKKLVIIPILSKQKGNNEILPFESLPEKESAEYLRNIVNLVNESPPMYIPNPGLNLFFAEMGIEHAEGDGNKLDSAWKEFLEEESDQIIEFESKHMKLSPYTKDLLHQFSFQKVYPLLFPLLKKGF
- a CDS encoding UvrD-helicase domain-containing protein codes for the protein MDHPLANHPNFIEASAGTGKTHLIMQMLGDVMTHDVTNHTKENRLLQFLVLTFTEKAAGELKARLKLKILELYDLGKHPEYYQYLRDLDQVTISTIHGFCNMVLTEYPVETQNNPNVKLTSNEELIRKTFYDLKRNQWEGRDKESLANDILISNLKKKEDLVVSTTSKLLADTKDYVFPTVVSLDECIAEANKSNVSDALITICEVLKGPTGEAITAQGAKGSIPQWIDNWVSLESFAYAIRNEDIKSVARELKRISKLTRSLGKDVKGNGFDYFLLQGSTIVKNLDAASLALQGKIETVIDSLKKIFPLGELDYDGTIFLQNTVNELTAKTKSIIEKGEYLTYDQMILKVYDVIVRNPNQTLVQSLQERFQVCILDEFQDTDKNQYQIFKTLFYDQDTKSRMLFCIGDPKQSIYGFRGADIGIYLEASRDFEGSKATLETNYRSTKELIHGLNTIFHDESKEFGETYFFPIEEPGSSKENYLYKKVSSPDLDTIKYIYVNPDESAIHIFNFKERLPNINKSRNSWAETIRNEIKRIQTKEISLAYYKKGEREPQEIKLRDIAILCGNKKETELVEFYLTKAGIPCSIYKQRGIYQSREADQIQNLLECLLSSNSSQSYKKILFSDIFSIHPHEIQKFDEHSIDSYEKALIDKWQRLIKENRYASFFRSVMDETKLFWQETNRTLEWERKRTNFRQIFQKLLEIQLKSNCSLQELLTNLRELKQKKQSPEEEPLFDRETEEDSVQILTIHASKGLEWPVVFLFYFGNRGPNVTNKEYPIEIETPEGKKRKWILDLWDLHSDKDGEENHFLNEQKRLLYVALTRPNLRLYLPKLNWGRFKKEDSIPNSGYSQILYQELIRIQTLQNQNPSLAQSFVFRDPNEISESQKPNLLPSIDTLKKKPTSPILYPSEIKIGRVLLQHSYTSLQASEKNLNVSQEEKKKELEETPDVEVSSTLELPSSAKIGNFLHNILELCDFSTFQLEVEAILENPSWKWAYHKSFVRYPIEIEGKDTKIEYTVASLLKRAMTARINLATGKSISLSELKEEEKSAELKFHLFLQNLLKESGASLTDGFEHYLKGAIDLVFVREEKFYIVDYKSNLLPNNDYSREAVANAVRDKGYLFQKSVYSFILFEYLKSLFGPKEALNKFGGVYYLFLRGMIGDKQTGIYSDLKYSDADWTIEQFDDIKKEVMAYIRNASDQLEKVYS